ATGTTATTATAGACTCTTGCTGGGATTTTCTCATAATGCCacaagattttaatttttataagtgTTGCTACGTAACTTCCACATAGATGAGGATTCAAGTTAGAAAACAAATGGAGGTTTTTAGCATTCATTTTATGTAGCACATTGAAGGTTTCTGCAGAAACATATACTATAaatattgatatattgcataTAGAGCAACTTGCAGTTAAGGATGACTTAGTATAATAGGAAAAGGAGTTGGCATAATTGTATATctcatttttatgtttctttgatacataaaatatttttgtttgggaAGTATCTTGAACGCTGTATGTGGATACTTACTTATTCCAATTACTCTTATTGTAAGAGCCTGTATTAAGATCAGTAGAAATCTTTTGAGAAGCTGAGAATGTTCAAGGCTTCTCATGGGAAAGTGTGGTTAGCCACATCTTCAGACACCTATGGACATAGGCTAACATTTCAAATACACTTCAGGTAGGAAAACGAGAGCATAATGCAGTGCATAGGAAGGCTTTCAACTTGTGCAACGTGGGGCTGCACGGGTAACTGACCATCTTGAGAAATCTCCAGCTTGCTGGCTGATGCAAAGTGAGTGCATGCCAGCAGATTCTCAGGATGGGGCTGTCAGGCAGTTTATATGACAGCCTGTTGCTATGCAACAGTTATTCTGCCTACATGTTACCTTGGCAAAGACAGCTTTATGACTTGCAAGGACAAAATTCAACTACATCTTATATGATTTGTCTAACTTGAAATGTGGCTGTTATACTGTCTTTTAACAAAAACTACATTGCTGCACATTTTATTATGTGAACTCTCAGATTAAAATGGATTTCCTTTAATGCGAGCTTCTAAATATACCAAGTTTTGAACTGAATATAAGTATACATTTCATTTACTCTCAGATTTCACACTGGCATACAGAGAAAATATTTGATTTCCATCAGGGTGGCTTAAAactacaaaatatacaatatactcTAGCAATAATACAGGAATTATCTATTTATGCCCTATGCAGTCAAAAGCATAAATCAtggataatatactgtatatataggcaGCTTTTATTAGTGTGTATGTAACCAACATTTTCCCAGTAGCATGATCCAAtagaatacagaatatagaatggTAAGAGCTATAACTCAAGAcactattatacagtatatatcattTAGTGTGTTGCCTTGTTAACAAGCAAAGCTGCTACAATTACTTGTGGTTGTGGCTTTTTCCTGCTCCATAAATTTTACCAAATGGAAACCAACGGAGGACCAAATTAAAAGTTTGTGAATGAAAAGTTTCACTTGCCTTTTCACATGCTGTTTACAATTACATTTTCCAACCTGGCATTTCAACAATACTTGAAAAAAGCAGCTTTTTTCTGAGACGATCagtctatatatgtatgtaagtaaTGAATTATATAGGCAATGAGAACGTGTTGATGTTATGCAGCCACTTGGATTAGACTAGATGGTAGTAACAGCAGAAGGCAAATCAGAAAAAGAATAGTTGTACCTTTAAATAGAATAAGAAGACAGTTAAGAATCCCTGATAACACAACAGCTCCTACagctatatttaattatttgatcaCTTCATGAAACTAAAGAAGGATGAGGGAAGTGCTGCTTGATTTTCCTGTGAATTAACCAACATTATTTAACAAATGTGGACCgcacaaaaatgcaaaattagaagTACACATCTTGGAACCCACAGTTTCTCATAAAACATTAATCCTGCCCGTTTCAGCCTAGTCCTTTCATAGCATAATGAAAATCTTGACACTGCATTTCTTGGAGATTAAGTAATATAAGCAGAAATATTTTCCCTTTGAATTTAATTCCTGTAGCAAATACATGTTATGTTTTTATATTCATTAACTATTAGTATCAAAAACACAATTTCATACATGCTAACTTGCTGTTTTAATCGGCAACACATCTATGTTTAACCATATAGGTtgcataatttaataataataataataatagtttgagtctttaaaaatgcattttgtgtCCTTCCAGATTATCCTTGTTATCAAAGCTCAGTGAGGCATAACCTCAACAGTTGGCCTCTTTTGCTGCTGAATGTCTTTACCTTCTACTGATTCGGAAAGTTCTAGCACAGCACACTGCAATCCATACCAAGGCAATAAAGCTTTGCAGATTTCTTCCCAACAGTCATTATCTATATCATAACCTACAACATCCTGAGTTGGAATCTCCTGGGAGTCTTGCCATTTCTTTCCTCCAATAAGAACAGCAGTTTCCTCCACTACTGCTAAACCGTAACTATATCGATCATACACCAATGGCTTTAAACGAGTCCACTGATTCTGGTAAGGGTCATATTTTTCAATCTCAGAGAATGGTTCATAAAAACCTAAAAATGTAAAAACTGAATCTCTGATTGTGGCCATCTGATGCCCAAAACGAGCAATGCTCATTGGGGCTTGTTTTCTCCATTTTCCTTCAAGTTTACTCAAAGCATACAAATCCTTACTTGTGTTACTTTGACCCATGTATTTGCCACCTGATATATAAATAGTGTTCTTACAAACAGTACCAGCATGACCATGTACTTTGCAGGGCAAATCATGAAGCTTTGTCCACCTGTCTTTACTAATGTCATAGACTTCAACGGATGAATGCGATGTTTTATCTTCACTTTGTCCACCAATTGCAATGATTGCATTTTCTAAGATACAGCAGGAAAACTGACACCTTTTTTCCAGCATCCCAGTAATTTGTATCCACTTATTAAATCTTGGGTCAAAGCGATGGACTTTATTTGTAACTGTCAAGATGGGACTTTTAGGATCACTTTGCAAATCTTCAATTTCTCCACCAAGCACATACAGAAAGTTTCCAATAGTACATACACAATGATTTTGTATCCTGTCTGGTAATTGTGTTAAAATTTGCCATTTGTGATTGTAAACATCAAAAGCCACCACTTCAGTAACAAGCCCTTCATGTGCAGTCATACCTCCAAGTAGGATAATGCGTGTCTTCTGGTTTCTCAAGGTGCTGTATTTATCCTGCAAGACAGGCTGCCTATAAATAAGTGAATGAtagtttattgcttttataattaagCATTTTATAGGGGTCGTTAGAGGCACTTCTGACTGAGTGTAGATATTTCTCAGGTCTTCCACAGGAATGAGACTGTATCTTACATGTTCCAAAATACTAGTAGTGTGTGTGAGCCTCAATTTATCATATGCCAACCACTTCAATAATAGATCTGACAAATTAGATTCTTTCACCATAAGTATATCAGGAGATTCAACTACTGCCTTCAAAGACTGGAAATTCAGTTCTAGCAGGCCTGCGAAATCCAGGTCCAGCAGCTTCCAGAGATTAATAATAAGATATTTTTCTGCTGCAGACAAAGCATCTGGAAGATAAAATTTTGTGGCAACATTGGCTGAAAAACAGCAGTTCTCCAGATTGAGATTGGTAGCCAAGTATTGGCTGCATAGGCAGATTGCCCCAGGTACTTGTAAGTATGTGGCAGCTTCTAAGGTATCTTCCAAAGTGCTAAAAGACAAAGGCAACCAGGATGTATAAATGAAATCCAGAACATGTTGCAACCCAGTGGCTGAGATAACTTGCAGGTGAATGACAGCAGCCTTGGATTCTTTGGTATAACTCTTGAACATGGCCTTGAAGTAATTGCTGGAACAGGCTAACAAAGACTTGTGAGCAGGAAactcattttcttttacttttaacagaacGTCACAGAGCAAGCCTTCCTTTCGGAGGATCTGGAACTGAGACAATACAGCACTGCAGTGTCCTTTGCAATAAGACAAAAAATAAGTCATTGTGCAGAACAAAAGGCTTGCAAAGCCCTTTTTGCCAGTgaggagagaagggggaaaatgtgCAAAGTTCGGGTTTGAAAAACAATCCTCTTCCCCTGATGAAAGAAAGTCTACATACTAATTTTACATTCCTCTCCAATTAGCACCTGCTATTGTATTGTTCCATGCAGTCATTCACAAAGCTGATCTAGTGTTATCCTTCAACATTTATTTCTCTCACCTCCATTTCCTGTTAAAAGAGGGTTGGTCCACAAGAGATGAGAGCTCTAATTTGGCCAGCCTCAGATGACAGATTAGAGCGTTAGATGGCATTAAGTGACTCTTCTCATCAGCTCAGATATCTCGCGcggcttttctttctcttttagatGGTTAAATAGAACTTCTAGGCTTGCCGGTGCATCAGGAAGCCTCTGAAAGTAGGGAGAGTTATATTTTGCGGTGGCTTTTGCCTGAGCTCTGTATTCCACTCTCTGACAACTTTAGCTCTTATTCCCCCAGGGCAACAAGCCAAGTATGGTGATCTTGCTTGTAGGAAGTCTCCACTGGAAATCAACTCAGCACCTACTGATTAGAGCAGGAGGACTTTGTGAACATCTAAACCTTTAACCTGGGAGTAGAAAGATAACAGAATACTAGGATTACTCAGAGGTTTAATTTGACATGCATTTTAGAGCCCTTTGGTTTATATGATATCACCATAACTCACAGTGACCAGAATAGACTGCAAATACTGCCTGTTATCATAGCTGTCCAAGTGCTGAACTGAGAACATTTGGGTGGGAGGGAGAGCGTGAGCAAGTGAGGGAGGACAAAGCAGTCGTTTTGCAAGGAGTGCAGTCCAAACCATCTGACAGTGAGGGACGTGGATGGAAATCACAAGAGCAACACAGAGCAACTCTCCAGAGGACTGACAAAAATATACCTAAAACTGTATCCTCCCAGCTAATGTGTTTATTGTGGGATCTCGGCATAACTGAGTTTCAAGAGATTACTAATGGATTGAATTTGAACTTCTTTAGACAGTCCCTCACAGTAGGAAtatgaatggaaaaataaaagtagCCAGATTACATATCAGTAACTAGAGATTAGTGGCTTTTTTAAACATCGGGACTTAGAAAATTCAACCCTTCCCAAAGAGTAAAAGCAGCACCTGCACATCCACATTCAGATGATTTGCCTGATTCTGAGAATCCTTGGATCAGCTGACTTGATCTGCCTTCACAGTTTCTattctgagtaaaaaaaaaaaaatgctagtctACAAACAAGAATGCTCACACAGTTCTGAGGCATAATGCTTTGCAGGCACAAAGATCTGGAAAGGGAATTCTACTCTGTCTTCCTGGTAAGTTTCACCTTTTGATAACGCAGTGGGAAAATTTCACGATGGTTGACTATATTGTATGTGTCAGCTATTTAGATTATGAAGTAGCACAGCTGATTGTACAAGGAATTCAAGTTTCCTGAGCGAGTCAGATTTCCAATCATAAGCGTGAGTAAAAAATTTTAACAGGTTTGTCACATATCAACATATCCAATAcccctttttttccttactgttctttaattttaaactttACTGCATTGATACTGGCCATATGATGGCAAATAAATCTGATAAACGTCTCTAAGTTTTGTCTCCGAACAAAATCAGTTGCAATACTTGTTGAATTGCATAATTTTTAGTTGTAGGAAGTGAACTATATGTTTAGTAACTCtcccatttcaaaaatattttcctgtaaatgcaaaattaacaAGAGGGGGAAAATTAATATAGGCTACCTTTCTCTCTTGTATACTGGTTTTATAAATACAAGAATTTGAAATGGTATAGCCCTGAAAAAAACTGCACTAGACTTTGATGACATGTTCCTGCTCAgattatgttatttttataaagagtTTTGTCTCACCCTTCTAATGTAAATGCATCATTAGTGCATcttaaagcattaaaaacagtacaaaatttaaaatgttaaagacCCCCACCAAGTAGGCAGAGCAGGAAACTACATCTTCTAAAATGTACATTGTGAAAATAGTGCAGTTCTTTAAAAGAGTCCGTTGATTATTTTGTGTCTATAGCATCCATAAGCAACTTACATGTATAAATGATAGTCTGAATATAGGAACTGGAATTTCCTTATTATCCTTCCACGCTGCTTTTTAACAGAATTAAGTCACTCAGAACAGAAAGTCTTGGGGTATTGAGTTATTccatgaaaatatattaaatgatgTATGTGAAAAGTAAACTTGGTCAGCATGGTCAAGGACAAGGAAGGTGATTCAGAATGGTTTCATGCTGCTCATGATTATATCCCCACCATTTCCAGGAAAAAGGACCAAAGTAGCCAATGTCAAGCTCTTGAGAGCCAATCCCATTTAAAGTGGGTAATACTAAGCCAGATGGACAAGTGTTTAGAATTGCTAGACGGCACCTATCTACAATGCCCGATAATATGTTTCGGTCTAGTGTTCATTTAGATCATTAAGTATAACTTTATAGATGTCTTCCCAAAAGTAGCTATTATTGTTTGCTGATGAAAATCCAACAGATCCAAAATGACAACAATAATAAATGATGGGTGGGTACTTCAGCCTTCTAGAAACCTCAGGCACTAATTTTAGTAGTCATTCTTGAACAAAGTCACCACAGGTTTCCTCACAAAATAGCTGAACAATCATTCATCAAGTGGTTCAATTCCACCTTCATTGGCTTGAACTGGGAAAAATGCTTTCATCAGACTGTTATATCATGGCTTACTTTTATAAGAATGTCTGTGTCACAGCCTACATATGCTTTGGAAATGGGCTGTGTTAGTAAGGTAATTTTCATGGTTGGTTATGTGCACATCCCTCTGGGATTATTTACAATCTCTTTTCCCAGTAATCCAATCATGACCAGAAAGTCAGTCATTATATATCTTCCAAACTCAGGGTAATCCTTTATATAGCTGATGGAAGCACCAAACCCTATGTCATattaattacattatttttaggTGCCACAaggttcttttgtttttattttagcagTGTACATAAAACCAGAATCAGTGTGTAAACACTGTAAtggaaaaatgcaacattttaaaatgtccagTTTTTACTCTGGCAAGATTTAGGAACCTGACCTGCAAGTATTGCAATTGCTGAAGATGGCCTCTGGAGCCTTGAATTGTAATTGGCTGCAAAGCTGGTTCAATGTCTTTTCCATATGTGGATCAGGTAAGGAAAATGCACACCTGATTGTTACTGCATCCTAATAACAAAAAAGTAGAAATTATTTGGAGTCCCAATCACAAAGAagttttgttatgttttgttttgcttttttactgGCAATTATGCACTCTCAGGAGTTTTATGTTTGTTGTAAGATAGTGATATTCAAGGAATAGCCAGAAATCTGATAAGACTCCATCAAGTTCATGTTAAAGCCTTGCATCATCATGTGGAATTctcattaaaacaaaagcaaaaatgtgagacattgatatttttaaaaaataagttttagaTCACTTTGGAAGTCCTGAAAAGTTCAAGTGGGAATCCTCCATTAAACCATAGAGGTATCTTGGTGCTTATATTCCACCTACATCTCTCTTCTTAACATCAGCATAAAAGTATTGAGATTCTTGAGTTAGAAAAATGTCAAAGATTGCCATCGGTTATTTTCCATTGCTAAAATCTCTTTTAAAGCTGCAAGTTTAAGCATACCATTAGAATCAATCACATTCATGCCTCATGTATGTATGATCAGAAGTACATCAGGATGATGCATTCACTTTGTATCGCTGCAATCCATGTTACTCTGAAACTGAGCTTAATTGACTGACCTCCCAGAGCCGCTGAAGCATTTCATACACTCATCAAATATGAAGTCTATGGCTGGTGGGTTTACTCCAGGTGAGTGCCAACCATGATTTGTCCTGGCTGATAATAATTGATAGTGTCTAGAGGTAATGGCATGCCAGACCACCAAAGATCTAAATGAATGGCTTTGAGAATGCATTGGCACTGCATGAAAAGACAATTTGTGGACAATTTAGTCTACTAGCAGGTGATAACTATTGAAGCAATGATTTCCTCGGAGAAAATTCTGCAGAAGGCACAAACGGAAATGAAATCAGTATATTGTCTTTTGGGCCAACATGTTCTGTCAGCTTCATCTTAAATGAATATCTTTAAGAGAATCTCTTATCATTTTACAATACATTGCACTGCAATCCAATATAGTTCTTTATCTTCCCCTCTTTGTCCATTgatttctttcagcttcatcatccAGCCACCATCCTGGTCagtggggatgatgatgatgatgatgatgacgataacGATGATAGACTTAAGTGGAATAaaattttctcattaaaaatgcTTAAGTTGGTCATATAAAAAGACATTCCCCAGAATGACTCTTATCACAACAGGACACCCTTCTCATCCCTGGCAATTGCACATCCTCATCACTGGAGGTTGGCAGCTACAAACTATCCCTGAGCAATTGCCATTGCCACAACTTTAGAAAAGCTGTTTTAGCATAATAAATGCAGCTTCAGAAACAGCACCTTATTACTGCCTTGTGCTTCAAagggaaggggtggggtggggggtcttGCTTCAACCTGGGCTTCTGTCTAACATTATGCTGGCATGCTTAGGAAAAGTACCTTGAATGCAGGATAACTGGTGGAGGTTTGCTGCCAGGAAATGTGGGAAGGATTCAATTCAACCCATTACGTACAAGAGGATTACAAagggtggttttttaaaaaattaccatcCAACATCACTGATTCATTTCCTAAATATGCTAAAATGGTGTACTTATTTCTTCCAACCACTAAAAGTTGGAGTTCAGGTTTATAGGCATTGATGATGGATTTCTCACCCCAAAGGAATATGTATTACAGGAGAAGGATATTCCTCAGAGTGTGGTATGAGAGGAACaagctaatttttttaaaaatttacaatgTGTTATGGGCACCTTCCTATCAATTATTAGATGCCTTCTACCCCACCCCCCCAGgcaatcttcatttttaaaaaacttggtgTTAAATGCTCAAAGACATTCCTTGGGTGTAAATAAATGTGTTGGGCTACACCTCCTCTCTCCCAACGATTGTGCCCTGAAGATAATCTCAGTGTCATTGCTGTACAGTTAATAACTGCCATTGCAAAGTCATCCATAAAATGTTGACCATTTTCCCTCTATGATCAGAGgcttgtttattttaatataaagttaTTAGCACCAAAATCACGACTGCGTATTCTTTTCTGGACCAAGGCCTTCCCATAGCCTTAGAGTGGCATTTCATGGCTAGGCTTCATTGGTATAGACCAGAACAAACTCAATTTGATTaaacaaaactcagcaaaggCTTTGACCCCCTTTTTGAAGCACAGTCATGGCACTATTCCAGTATTATTGGAAACTGACTTTCCTCTCCAGAAAAAGGCAGCAATCAACTGAGCTGATAGCATCCTTGCTGGCTAGAAGGAGTGATGGAGACCAACCCTGTCAATTTTCCTTCTGGTGGGGCATGGGTTGTGAGTCTAGGCCCACTATACCAGCCATTTTATGAGAATGCCCATAACCACTACAACCCCAATTCTGAATGCTTCAtattaaaggatgccaatggaaataaactgattcaaagaagatcaattattccaaagaaggaaggagtatattgaaattctgtacaTAGAGATTTCAACATCCAAGATagcttagaagatattccctatttacaagaacgtCCAGTATTAGAAGGTGAAGTTAGATCAGCCTTACAGTCACTACCAAGCTAGAAGTCTCtaggtcagtctacataccaatagcaaagaaatgaaatttaacaaagCGTGCAAACCATcaacatccttaatttcacatactagcaaaataatgcttagaatcatTCAGTGCAGATGAAGGCCTTATATGGAAAGAGaaatggttttagaaaaggctggtAGGAGTGGGCAACAAGTAATTCTTTAGATATTATTAGTCTCCAGTTTCAATTATCTCTAGATCCAAAGGCTGCCTGCTTGTCATGCCCTCTATAGTAGATTTTTCATTAGAGGATGAAGATGAAGCCAGGTCAGGATCACATTGGTTCCCTGGAGGTCAAAGATTCAAACCATATAGAGAGGTGAAGCCTGTCTGTCAGACCCTTGGGAAGGTAGGCTTTGTAAGTTGAAATTTCTCTTGAAGCGATTGATAGCTGGCAGCTGGAGCATAATTAGAGTCCCACTTGTGCTAACCTTATAAGATCTCCTTTCTGAACTATCAGTGTAATAAAAATGTTCTGTTAACAGCTCTTGACCTTGTGGTACTCTTGATTCTATCATGTCTCTGATCCCCAGTTTTGATTCTTGGACTGCCTATGGATTCTTTTACAAAACTTGATTCTGCCTTTTTTCTGATCCAGTCAGATTACTGACCTTGGCTTTGATGCCCAGACTGCTCTTGGACTTTGTTTTTGGAATCACATTTTTCCTGCTGATCAACAGCCTACTTGAAATTCTGTGAATGAAACTTAAACTGTTCAGTCATTTTGTTGTGTTGACTTTTGCTCCTGGTTATTGGATCAGCTGTTAACCACATCTTAAATAGGAGACCATCTCTGCTTTTATAACATATGTTCTTTTCAAACTTCTAGTATGCAAACACACTTGAGATTCTTGGCTGTACAAGGTGGTGAATATTGTTCCCATTTTGGGGAAAGCTCTGTTAGTGCTGCTGCTCTATGTTAGAACACTTTATACTTTCAGAGAAGAATGGGAATACTATGATAGCAGTATAATTTAGAGAGTGAGTCATTGAGGTATAATTTGGGTATGGGGAAAGCTTACTGCAGCTTCCAAGTCACATGTGTGTCTATGGCTGTGTGACATTTAAAAGACCTAAGTGACCTCTGGAGAAATTATTTGCTAGGCTAAACCAAGCTGAGGGCGGGGGAAGAGAAAAGGAACACATGCTTCGATTCTCTTAAACAATCTAGAGCATTAAAAATGAAGATGGGTAAATGAATGGGTATGTAGTAGAAGGGTGACCAATGTGAAGACAGTAGTCAGAACTGCAGAATTGATCACACTCAGGAAAGTATATTTTTGCTTTGGTAGTCCTCTATCCCTGGaatgctagggggaaaaaaatcaaattatacacCAATTAAGTCATGTCAGAATAACCCGGAAACTTTCCACCACATACAACCCAATGAGCAGCTCTCGACTTGTTTTATTGAAGTTAATAGAAAAGACTCAGAGAAAGCCCTAATCTTCTCTCTCAAGCATTTTCCATTCTGTGGTAAGTTAGACCTTGCAGAGGGTAACTTGTGATGGCAAAGTGAATCTATTTTGTCTCAAGGGAGAAGGAAACCTCAACTCTCCACCCTCCAGTTGACTGCTATAGGCTCCCACCCCAATGCCCAGGCAAGCTAATGGACCTGCTTCAGATTTGTTATGATGCTTAAAAAAGAGGAATATTTCTCCTGTACTGAGAACTCAAAGAGTTTCTTATTTTTACCAGCTGAAACTGGAATTAATTCAATGGAGAGGAAAACACACAAAAATCTCTGAAATGGTTTCCTGATAATGGATCAAGATACTTTTGCTGATATGTCTAGCAGTTGTTGACTAACTGATTGTTTCAATGATACTGTGACTTTTCTGATAAAACCTTGAACACTGAGATTACCAACATGAAGTTCAGAGGTATTCTGCTCATTTATGAAATAATGTATTCACTACACAGTGAAGATGAGAAGCAGAAAAGGTCCTGAATACATTCTCTGGTTGGGAAGCCCTTGAATTATTAGGAACTTGACTCAGTAAATATGCATATGACATCTTAAATGCAACATTCTGCTTCTTTAAGCAAGGATGGGCAACGAGCATAAGAAGACCTCTGTGTGGCTGCCACAGATCCTTCCATCCTGTTCCAGGCAGTTTCCCAATCAGCTGATTACTGGGCTAAACATGACTGCCTGCACTGATGGCAAGTATTCATA
The Candoia aspera isolate rCanAsp1 chromosome 5, rCanAsp1.hap2, whole genome shotgun sequence genome window above contains:
- the KLHL34 gene encoding kelch-like protein 34: MTYFLSYCKGHCSAVLSQFQILRKEGLLCDVLLKVKENEFPAHKSLLACSSNYFKAMFKSYTKESKAAVIHLQVISATGLQHVLDFIYTSWLPLSFSTLEDTLEAATYLQVPGAICLCSQYLATNLNLENCCFSANVATKFYLPDALSAAEKYLIINLWKLLDLDFAGLLELNFQSLKAVVESPDILMVKESNLSDLLLKWLAYDKLRLTHTTSILEHVRYSLIPVEDLRNIYTQSEVPLTTPIKCLIIKAINYHSLIYRQPVLQDKYSTLRNQKTRIILLGGMTAHEGLVTEVVAFDVYNHKWQILTQLPDRIQNHCVCTIGNFLYVLGGEIEDLQSDPKSPILTVTNKVHRFDPRFNKWIQITGMLEKRCQFSCCILENAIIAIGGQSEDKTSHSSVEVYDISKDRWTKLHDLPCKVHGHAGTVCKNTIYISGGKYMGQSNTSKDLYALSKLEGKWRKQAPMSIARFGHQMATIRDSVFTFLGFYEPFSEIEKYDPYQNQWTRLKPLVYDRYSYGLAVVEETAVLIGGKKWQDSQEIPTQDVVGYDIDNDCWEEICKALLPWYGLQCAVLELSESVEGKDIQQQKRPTVEVMPH